In a single window of the Alphaproteobacteria bacterium LSUCC0684 genome:
- a CDS encoding nitrate/nitrite transporter → MRITAAIIVVFTAFIGVTYGFGMYLFASLVPAMMRDIGFSYLDLGIITSLAQIGFLVFALLSGIITTRNGPYNVMMISILICSAGLAGLIWVESFWLLAVLMVMLSGTAASVWTPMAEATQELVPARHRGKALCLMSSGTAYGVFLGNVIIGLVFNAYGWRAVWLTTFGLSAALSITAGLLFRRIRSANAPGVRAGFQKARGLRKAVTSIPKGPALLVVAVMFFNGMSAMPFQTYLSSYLVEEHGFTIVRAAGAWRFIGIVGMFSGFAMGWLGDRISIRWALVLAQMFLLFASAALMLGAVEGGWIWIVSLAFGAAFYPIFGLVPAFISRNFIGSSASLVFATGNVCLGIGGAAGNMMGSGIKVMSGSFAWTYGFVMGATVISAVLCLLLVDQAAASGKRDPSG, encoded by the coding sequence GTGCGTATCACCGCCGCCATCATCGTTGTTTTCACGGCCTTTATCGGCGTTACCTATGGCTTCGGGATGTATCTCTTTGCGTCCTTGGTTCCGGCGATGATGCGGGATATCGGGTTTTCCTATCTTGATCTGGGGATCATCACGTCTCTTGCGCAGATCGGTTTTCTTGTTTTCGCGCTTCTGAGCGGCATTATCACCACCCGCAACGGCCCGTACAACGTCATGATGATCTCCATTCTTATCTGCTCCGCCGGACTTGCCGGGCTGATATGGGTTGAAAGTTTCTGGCTCCTTGCCGTTCTTATGGTCATGCTGTCCGGAACGGCCGCCTCGGTATGGACGCCGATGGCTGAAGCCACCCAGGAACTGGTACCCGCACGACACCGCGGCAAGGCACTTTGCCTGATGTCATCCGGCACAGCCTACGGGGTTTTTCTCGGCAACGTGATCATCGGGCTTGTGTTCAATGCATATGGCTGGAGAGCAGTCTGGCTCACAACCTTCGGGCTTTCTGCCGCTCTTTCGATCACGGCAGGGCTGCTCTTTCGGCGTATCAGGTCTGCCAACGCACCAGGGGTTCGGGCAGGTTTTCAAAAAGCCCGGGGGTTAAGGAAAGCCGTAACGAGCATTCCCAAAGGCCCTGCCTTGCTGGTCGTTGCGGTGATGTTCTTTAATGGCATGTCCGCCATGCCATTTCAGACCTATCTTTCATCATACCTTGTCGAAGAGCACGGGTTTACCATCGTTCGGGCCGCCGGTGCCTGGAGATTTATCGGCATTGTCGGCATGTTCAGTGGTTTTGCCATGGGCTGGCTAGGTGACCGGATATCCATCCGATGGGCCCTTGTGCTGGCGCAGATGTTTCTTCTTTTTGCGTCCGCGGCGTTAATGCTGGGGGCGGTTGAAGGCGGATGGATCTGGATTGTTTCCCTTGCTTTCGGCGCGGCTTTCTATCCGATCTTTGGCCTTGTTCCGGCGTTCATTTCACGGAATTTTATCGGCTCATCGGCGTCGCTCGTTTTTGCTACGGGTAATGTTTGCCTCGGGATCGGCGGGGCGGCCGGCAACATGATGGGATCAGGGATCAAGGTGATGTCCGGCAGCTTTGCCTGGACTTATGGTTTTGTCATGGGGGCAACAGTCATCAGCGCCGTGCTCTGCCTCCTTCTTGTCGATCAGGCCGCCGCATCGGGAAAACGTGACCCTTCAGGGTGA
- a CDS encoding VCBS domain-containing protein: protein MIPTAMIMEDMDESSKQDEAAAPVFAYIFSLAENADGSSTPVPVGVVTTTDHVADPATYGFGNGADTNGNFHINANTGVISYTGGGEDFESGVKSYELSVEAVPGEASSSFRSTVTVNITNEDEPPTRMELSLKTIRLDEGVTSARHLADISFTDDALGENSAAVDDITLFEIKENKEGGTELRLRAGVELDYERLTSHVVTVTATTNPALTETFTLNIDNINDAAPVITQGGVQSIVIPAVGAVSTEMQTGYSFSYADADTPDSELVVMVSDDRFGVVGDSTSSRLVVNKAAEFSEGETLPVMVTIRDGVSGYNTGSVTFNLKIGADPLLDSTTLFGETIEDETEPNKGVFSAIDIEDGSAGIPLVFTAEVKAGLPEYGTLNLASDGSWTYLVDNTNTDINALNSQDELSTTYIVTVTDSDGYTNSMEAVFTITGRTDITGTTADETITGTSGHETLRGGNGNDTITTGGGNDILIGGFGKDTLTLDIKSKDEIIHRVESTGDDGWTLSDGGDIINNFTPFVDQLFLVDTKAVGAFSDYDAWLAKAFTQVKGGTSNLLTVVVSVADSGALDGKITAVELGFTHAGKTQGSSGDDAGSTLVVNLDTSKPGNLQAYDASNFTAISDGKATLTEADLLDDFFGGGEHINVTDDPGLSII from the coding sequence ATGATACCAACGGCCATGATCATGGAAGATATGGACGAAAGCTCAAAGCAGGATGAGGCAGCAGCGCCGGTTTTTGCCTATATATTCAGCCTTGCCGAAAATGCCGATGGCTCATCAACGCCTGTCCCTGTCGGGGTGGTGACGACAACCGATCACGTGGCTGACCCCGCAACCTACGGGTTCGGAAACGGGGCCGATACCAATGGCAATTTTCACATAAATGCCAACACGGGAGTGATTTCCTATACGGGAGGCGGAGAGGATTTTGAAAGCGGCGTGAAAAGCTACGAGCTGTCGGTGGAGGCTGTTCCCGGGGAAGCGTCGTCGTCATTCAGGTCAACGGTGACGGTGAATATCACCAATGAGGATGAGCCGCCGACGCGGATGGAACTGTCATTGAAAACGATCCGGCTCGACGAAGGCGTCACCAGCGCACGGCATCTTGCCGATATCAGTTTTACCGATGATGCGCTCGGGGAAAACAGCGCTGCCGTGGACGATATCACGCTCTTTGAGATCAAGGAAAATAAAGAGGGCGGCACAGAGCTTCGGTTGAGAGCCGGGGTTGAGTTGGATTACGAACGCCTGACCAGCCATGTGGTAACGGTGACGGCGACCACCAACCCGGCGCTGACCGAAACCTTCACGCTCAACATTGACAACATCAATGATGCCGCGCCGGTGATAACCCAGGGCGGGGTCCAGTCGATTGTCATTCCGGCAGTGGGCGCTGTCTCAACCGAGATGCAGACGGGATATTCTTTTTCCTATGCGGATGCGGATACACCTGATTCCGAACTGGTGGTGATGGTTTCCGATGACCGGTTCGGCGTTGTCGGCGACAGCACCTCCTCCCGGCTTGTGGTCAACAAAGCAGCCGAGTTCAGTGAAGGGGAAACCCTGCCGGTAATGGTCACTATCCGCGACGGGGTGAGCGGGTACAATACTGGCAGCGTGACGTTTAACCTCAAAATCGGCGCCGACCCATTGCTTGATTCGACCACGCTCTTCGGCGAAACCATTGAGGATGAAACAGAACCGAACAAGGGTGTCTTCAGCGCCATTGATATTGAGGATGGCTCTGCCGGAATCCCGCTTGTGTTCACGGCAGAGGTGAAAGCGGGGTTGCCGGAATATGGCACGCTCAACCTCGCCAGCGATGGCAGCTGGACCTACCTTGTCGACAACACGAATACCGACATAAATGCCCTCAACTCTCAGGATGAACTCAGCACCACCTATATCGTGACCGTGACCGACAGCGATGGTTACACCAATTCCATGGAAGCCGTCTTCACCATCACCGGGAGAACAGATATCACGGGCACCACCGCCGATGAGACCATCACCGGCACATCCGGTCACGAAACGCTTCGGGGCGGCAATGGCAACGATACTATCACCACCGGCGGCGGAAATGATATTCTGATCGGCGGTTTTGGGAAGGATACACTCACCCTTGATATCAAGAGCAAGGACGAAATCATCCACCGCGTTGAAAGCACGGGCGATGATGGCTGGACCTTGAGCGATGGCGGGGACATCATCAACAACTTCACCCCTTTCGTGGATCAGCTTTTTCTCGTGGATACGAAAGCCGTCGGGGCCTTCAGTGACTACGACGCCTGGCTCGCAAAGGCCTTCACTCAGGTGAAGGGCGGCACCTCCAATCTGCTCACCGTTGTCGTCTCGGTTGCAGATAGCGGTGCACTGGATGGCAAGATCACCGCCGTGGAACTTGGCTTCACCCACGCCGGCAAGACTCAAGGCAGCAGCGGCGATGACGCCGGTTCCACCCTGGTGGTGAATTTGGATACGTCCAAACCCGGCAATCTGCAGGCGTATGACGCCAGCAACTTCACCGCCATCAGCGACGGCAAGGCGACCCTGACGGAAGCTGATCTTCTGGATGATTTCTTTGGCGGAGGAGAGCATATCAACGTGACCGATGATCCCGGGCTCAGTATCATATGA
- a CDS encoding DUF1109 domain-containing protein — protein sequence MYQHEELITRLGRESAIPSRHRIRDFAALMVAAGIAVGSFGLLAFHIMGWPIRADYMAVIFTTTVMAKQAVPLLILLSTLPIALSLGRPDASPRLWPALICLMIFPLLFFSAISTQSWSELAFRPSLLRCLVSIPVLALPLTLAQLWSLRQDAVTRPWVAGAMAGFAAGAGATVIYALTCTEDSPGFFALWYLLGILASGGIGAGAGRVLLRW from the coding sequence ATGTACCAACATGAAGAGCTGATCACCCGTCTTGGCCGTGAGAGCGCCATCCCTTCCCGCCACCGGATCAGGGATTTTGCTGCGCTGATGGTTGCAGCCGGAATTGCGGTCGGAAGTTTCGGGCTCTTGGCCTTCCATATCATGGGTTGGCCGATCCGGGCGGATTATATGGCGGTGATTTTCACCACTACCGTCATGGCCAAGCAGGCTGTGCCGCTTCTGATACTGCTCTCCACCCTGCCCATCGCCCTCAGTCTTGGGCGTCCCGACGCATCACCCCGGCTCTGGCCTGCCCTGATCTGCCTCATGATCTTCCCTCTGCTCTTCTTCTCCGCCATCTCCACCCAGAGCTGGTCCGAACTTGCCTTCCGTCCATCCTTGCTGCGCTGTCTTGTCAGCATTCCGGTGCTGGCCCTGCCGCTTACCCTCGCGCAGCTCTGGTCTCTCCGTCAGGATGCGGTCACCCGGCCCTGGGTTGCAGGGGCGATGGCCGGGTTTGCGGCTGGCGCCGGGGCGACGGTAATCTATGCACTGACCTGCACCGAGGACAGCCCCGGGTTCTTTGCCTTGTGGTATCTCTTGGGAATCCTGGCTTCAGGCGGTATCGGCGCCGGTGCGGGCCGGGTATTGCTAAGGTGGTAG
- a CDS encoding sigma-70 family RNA polymerase sigma factor: protein MGRLSEHDMAETLRAGLAGDKTAYSEFYRQLAPVLASMVGAMVPATSQADQDDMVQDILLAIHAKRHTWTSTRPILPWVYAIARYRMIDRVRALKRHSDRHAELDLNRVDEAIATMIENAETRMDLEKGISRLGGKTGRVMTSIGLDGKSIRETSAKVGISENAVRLQFHRGVRKLRSILNLSNKGQE, encoded by the coding sequence TTGGGGCGTCTCAGCGAACACGATATGGCGGAAACCTTGCGGGCCGGACTTGCCGGAGACAAGACAGCCTATTCCGAATTCTACCGGCAGCTTGCACCGGTGCTGGCCTCGATGGTCGGCGCCATGGTCCCGGCGACAAGCCAGGCAGATCAGGATGACATGGTTCAGGATATTCTGCTGGCAATTCACGCCAAGCGACATACCTGGACATCAACGCGGCCGATTCTGCCTTGGGTCTACGCCATCGCCCGGTATCGGATGATCGATCGGGTGCGGGCGCTGAAACGTCATTCCGACCGCCATGCCGAACTTGACCTCAACCGGGTTGATGAGGCCATCGCTACCATGATTGAAAATGCCGAAACACGCATGGATCTTGAAAAAGGGATATCCCGGCTGGGGGGCAAGACCGGCCGGGTCATGACCTCCATCGGGCTTGATGGCAAAAGCATCCGGGAGACGAGCGCCAAGGTCGGCATCAGCGAAAACGCCGTCCGGCTGCAGTTTCACCGCGGCGTCCGGAAGCTCCGTTCCATACTCAATCTCAGCAATAAAGGGCAAGAGTGA
- a CDS encoding DoxX family protein, translated as MKSLFFHHAGCAVVGEYSRLDRLAPTALPGLARLVFALTLFAFFWKSALTKFGDGLSGLFIPSVGAYAQILPRTFEQVGYDPSAMGVIAWVIVMAGTWAEVILPLLIVAGLLTRPAALSMIGFIIVMSVVDVLGHGVPMGSLLDGDPKSLVPDQRIFWIFPLLVMVFMGAGPLSLDRLIGQKLAILKQEEI; from the coding sequence ATGAAATCTCTATTTTTCCATCATGCTGGATGCGCTGTTGTGGGCGAGTATTCCCGGCTGGACAGGCTGGCCCCCACAGCTCTTCCGGGCTTGGCCCGGCTTGTTTTCGCGCTGACTCTTTTCGCATTTTTCTGGAAATCGGCGCTGACGAAATTCGGCGATGGCCTTTCAGGACTCTTCATCCCGAGCGTCGGTGCCTATGCCCAGATCCTGCCCCGGACGTTTGAGCAAGTGGGGTATGATCCTTCGGCCATGGGCGTCATTGCCTGGGTCATTGTCATGGCCGGCACATGGGCTGAGGTGATTCTGCCGCTTCTCATCGTTGCCGGCCTGCTGACCCGGCCCGCCGCCCTCAGCATGATTGGTTTCATCATCGTGATGTCGGTGGTCGATGTCCTTGGCCATGGCGTGCCCATGGGATCATTGCTGGACGGGGATCCGAAAAGCCTTGTCCCGGATCAGCGGATATTCTGGATTTTCCCCTTGCTGGTGATGGTCTTCATGGGGGCAGGTCCGTTATCGCTTGATCGGTTGATCGGCCAGAAGCTGGCAATTCTGAAACAGGAGGAGATATAA
- a CDS encoding DUF2063 domain-containing protein: MPWQDSFANALSAPGAPVPLEMRGKSAADIERRFNVYRNNIRAALTGALSDNFPVVQELVGEEFFRALAGVYIQTRMPTTPVLALYGDGFADFIDGFPPVASLPYLGDIARLEYARQEAFTAADRDILNRQSLACSDTETLLGLRLQLHPSLRLICSRFPIHAIWRKSTDTPETDIPIHGQTVLVSRRQTQVETMLLAEGGGRFFMEILGGASLGEAASAAVDDGGGDHLDTLMVLAISHATDLL, translated from the coding sequence ATGCCGTGGCAGGATAGTTTCGCCAATGCCCTTTCTGCGCCTGGCGCCCCGGTGCCGCTGGAAATGCGGGGTAAATCTGCCGCTGATATCGAACGACGCTTCAATGTCTATCGCAACAATATTCGCGCGGCGCTGACCGGGGCTCTTTCTGATAATTTTCCCGTTGTTCAGGAACTGGTGGGGGAGGAATTTTTCAGGGCCCTCGCCGGGGTCTATATCCAGACAAGGATGCCGACAACGCCGGTTCTGGCGCTCTATGGCGACGGGTTTGCTGATTTCATCGATGGCTTTCCGCCTGTAGCCTCCCTGCCTTATCTCGGCGATATCGCCCGCCTTGAATACGCAAGGCAGGAGGCATTTACGGCTGCCGACCGCGATATTCTCAATCGCCAGTCGCTTGCATGCAGTGATACGGAAACCCTGCTCGGGCTCCGCTTGCAGCTTCATCCTTCGCTTCGGCTCATCTGCAGCCGCTTTCCGATTCACGCCATCTGGCGGAAAAGCACCGATACCCCTGAGACGGATATTCCCATCCATGGGCAGACGGTGCTCGTCAGCCGTCGGCAGACGCAGGTGGAGACGATGCTGCTGGCTGAGGGAGGGGGCAGATTCTTCATGGAGATTCTTGGCGGCGCAAGCCTGGGTGAGGCCGCCTCGGCGGCAGTGGATGATGGCGGCGGCGATCATCTTGACACATTGATGGTGCTGGCAATCAGCCATGCAACCGATCTTCTCTAG
- a CDS encoding DUF692 domain-containing protein, producing the protein MTSSTAITSLPDAAGTSFKPVHADAVMAGGHPVAWFEIHAENYMIDGGPMRWQLEALAASYPVSCHGVGLSIGSMQPLDRDHLGRLRTLLDWLEPAAFSEHLAWSSHGGTCFNDLLPLPYTRQTLARVVEHINQVQDVLGRRMLLENPSLYIDFDCHEMSETEFISEIIRQTGCGILLDINNVVVSSTNQGLEAEPYLDALPMEAVGEIHLAGHAVDQDGTGARLLIDSHDTCVSGRVWDLYSRVIEIHGARPTLIEWDGNLPPFATLAAEAEKAAAILGLVTDMETGHAVAG; encoded by the coding sequence ATGACCAGCTCAACTGCAATCACCAGCCTGCCCGATGCCGCCGGAACCAGTTTCAAACCGGTCCATGCCGACGCTGTCATGGCGGGCGGCCATCCGGTTGCGTGGTTTGAGATTCACGCGGAAAACTACATGATTGATGGCGGACCGATGCGCTGGCAACTCGAAGCTCTGGCCGCATCCTATCCCGTATCCTGTCATGGCGTCGGCCTGTCCATCGGCTCGATGCAGCCACTTGACCGTGACCATCTCGGGCGGCTCAGGACATTGCTGGACTGGCTTGAGCCGGCGGCGTTTTCCGAACACCTTGCCTGGTCATCCCATGGCGGGACCTGTTTCAACGATCTCCTGCCCCTGCCCTATACAAGGCAGACGCTGGCCCGGGTCGTTGAGCATATCAACCAGGTGCAGGACGTGCTGGGACGGCGGATGCTGCTCGAAAACCCGTCTCTTTATATCGATTTTGACTGCCATGAGATGAGCGAGACGGAATTTATCTCCGAAATCATCCGCCAGACCGGTTGCGGGATTCTGCTTGATATCAACAATGTCGTTGTCAGCAGCACCAATCAGGGGCTGGAGGCTGAGCCGTATCTGGATGCCCTGCCGATGGAGGCGGTTGGCGAAATCCACCTTGCCGGTCACGCGGTTGATCAGGATGGCACCGGCGCCAGACTGCTTATCGACAGCCATGATACATGTGTCTCTGGCAGGGTGTGGGATCTCTATTCCAGGGTGATTGAAATCCATGGCGCAAGGCCGACCCTGATCGAATGGGACGGCAATCTGCCACCTTTTGCCACTCTTGCGGCGGAAGCGGAAAAGGCCGCCGCTATCCTTGGCCTGGTGACCGATATGGAGACGGGTCATGCCGTGGCAGGATAG
- a CDS encoding DUF2282 domain-containing protein produces MSKTLKAAVIAAATVSTLNIMAVPLAHAGSNEKCYGVSLAGKNDCKAGAGTHCAGTSTVDYQGNAWTLVPKGTCTSIDLPAMTDGTPRMGSLTELNRDLPS; encoded by the coding sequence ATGTCGAAAACACTGAAAGCCGCCGTCATTGCTGCGGCGACGGTTTCCACGCTCAACATCATGGCCGTGCCACTGGCCCATGCCGGGTCCAACGAGAAATGCTACGGCGTTTCGCTGGCCGGCAAGAACGATTGCAAAGCCGGGGCCGGGACGCATTGCGCCGGCACCTCCACCGTTGACTATCAGGGCAATGCCTGGACGCTGGTGCCGAAAGGAACCTGTACCAGCATTGATCTGCCGGCCATGACCGATGGGACACCGCGGATGGGCTCGCTTACCGAGCTCAATCGTGATCTGCCATCCTGA
- a CDS encoding ATP-binding cassette domain-containing protein, protein MLIITDAEMGFSGKSLFGPLSLKVEGGQIALLQAPSGAGKSTLLHWICGTPPPGLHASGQIHLDGKDITSLPAEDRQVGIMFQEALLFPHLTVGGNLAFGIPGSVPERERQRRISDTLARVGMPDMADRDPMTLSGGQKARISLMRSLMAEPQAILLDEPFSSLDPEIREEFSAFIRQEIELRRLPAVLVSHDPRDQEMATGPLYRLPETGGKM, encoded by the coding sequence ATGCTCATCATCACCGATGCCGAGATGGGGTTTTCCGGAAAATCTCTTTTCGGCCCCCTGTCCCTGAAAGTCGAGGGCGGCCAGATTGCTCTTCTTCAGGCTCCAAGCGGGGCGGGAAAATCAACACTTCTCCACTGGATCTGCGGCACCCCGCCTCCCGGGCTTCACGCCTCAGGCCAGATCCACCTTGATGGCAAGGATATCACGTCTCTTCCTGCCGAAGACCGGCAGGTCGGGATCATGTTTCAGGAAGCGCTCCTGTTTCCGCATCTGACGGTGGGAGGCAATCTGGCCTTCGGTATCCCGGGCTCGGTGCCAGAGAGGGAACGCCAGCGACGGATTTCGGACACGCTTGCACGCGTCGGCATGCCGGATATGGCCGACCGGGACCCGATGACTCTTTCCGGCGGCCAGAAAGCTCGCATCTCGCTCATGCGGAGCCTGATGGCCGAGCCGCAAGCGATCCTTCTTGATGAGCCGTTTTCAAGCCTTGATCCTGAGATACGGGAGGAATTCAGCGCCTTCATTCGCCAGGAAATCGAACTACGCCGCCTGCCCGCGGTGCTTGTCAGCCACGATCCACGAGATCAGGAAATGGCCACCGGTCCTCTCTACCGGTTGCCGGAAACCGGGGGGAAAATGTGA
- the folE gene encoding GTP cyclohydrolase I FolE: MTPYDSNKLSLQVDNSRPSREEAEEAVRTLIRWAGDRPDREGLADTPARVVRSYEEFFAGYQEDAAEMLSRTFEEVDGYDDMVLLRDIRIESYCEHHIVPILGSASIAYFPDRRVVGISKLARVIDIFAKRLQTQETMTAQIADTIQSVLQPRGVALIVDAQHQCMTTRGVHKQGVSMVTTRFTGVFEADETLRDRFLLQTGHR; the protein is encoded by the coding sequence ATGACCCCCTACGATTCCAATAAACTTTCACTCCAGGTGGATAATTCGCGCCCCAGCCGGGAAGAGGCCGAAGAGGCCGTCCGCACGCTGATCCGATGGGCGGGTGACCGGCCGGACCGCGAAGGCCTTGCCGATACCCCGGCGCGCGTCGTCCGGTCATATGAGGAATTTTTCGCCGGATATCAGGAAGATGCCGCGGAAATGCTGTCTCGCACTTTTGAGGAAGTGGATGGCTATGACGATATGGTGCTCTTGCGTGATATCCGCATCGAATCCTATTGCGAGCATCACATTGTCCCGATCCTGGGCAGTGCAAGTATCGCCTATTTCCCGGATCGCCGCGTTGTCGGCATCTCCAAACTTGCCCGGGTGATCGACATCTTTGCCAAACGCCTGCAGACTCAAGAGACCATGACGGCACAGATTGCGGATACCATTCAATCCGTCCTGCAGCCGAGAGGCGTTGCCCTGATCGTCGATGCCCAGCATCAATGCATGACGACAAGAGGTGTCCACAAACAGGGCGTCAGCATGGTAACCACCAGATTTACCGGTGTTTTTGAAGCCGATGAAACCCTGCGGGATCGTTTCCTTCTGCAGACTGGTCACCGCTGA
- a CDS encoding TrkH family potassium uptake protein — MPLSPVFHILGILLSLLAATMVIPAAVDYFYGYPDWTAFIAAGMITLFFGSGLLLSTNIRADETLGLRQAFVLTNAAWVLIGIFGALPFMLANTGMTLTNAVFESVSGITTTGSTVIPFLEVMSPGVLVWRALLQWLGGIGIIVMALAVLPMLSVGGMQLFKTESYETPDKVVPRAAELAGGIFLVYGALTLLWAVMLGIAGMPAFDAVIHAMTTLATGGFSSRTDSIAAFHNAWVEWVVVGGMIVGSLPFAHYMALTRGGWSRLRQDPQVRWFLALAASVSLLITWQLMSAISYPLDDALRLAVFNTVSIMTGTGYGSADFGSWGGSATVLLLICMFIGGCAGSTTCGIKMFRLQVLAANARIQLSRLMRPHAVVVAYYNKKPVPEPVIDSVMGFFYLYILCFVTVASLLGLTGLDLETAISGAATSISNVGPGLGEIIGPAGNFDGLPIPAKWVMCAAMIVGRLELFTVLVMLAPGFWRR; from the coding sequence ATGCCGCTTAGCCCGGTCTTTCATATTCTCGGTATTCTTCTGAGCCTTCTTGCCGCCACGATGGTGATTCCCGCCGCCGTGGACTATTTCTACGGCTATCCCGACTGGACGGCCTTTATCGCGGCAGGAATGATCACGCTGTTTTTTGGCTCGGGCCTTTTGCTTTCCACCAATATCCGAGCTGATGAAACCCTTGGGCTGCGCCAGGCCTTCGTGCTCACCAATGCCGCCTGGGTGCTGATCGGCATTTTCGGCGCGTTGCCCTTTATGCTGGCCAATACCGGGATGACGCTCACCAATGCGGTTTTCGAATCCGTTTCCGGCATCACCACCACCGGGTCGACGGTGATACCCTTTCTTGAAGTGATGTCGCCGGGCGTACTTGTCTGGCGGGCACTGCTCCAATGGCTTGGCGGTATCGGCATCATTGTGATGGCCCTTGCCGTCCTGCCGATGCTGAGCGTTGGCGGCATGCAGCTCTTCAAGACGGAATCCTATGAAACGCCGGACAAGGTGGTGCCGAGGGCAGCGGAACTTGCAGGTGGTATTTTTCTTGTCTATGGCGCGTTGACCCTGCTCTGGGCGGTCATGCTCGGGATCGCTGGCATGCCAGCCTTTGATGCGGTCATCCACGCCATGACCACGCTTGCCACCGGCGGCTTTTCCAGCCGCACCGATTCGATTGCTGCTTTTCATAATGCCTGGGTGGAATGGGTGGTTGTTGGTGGTATGATTGTCGGCAGTCTGCCTTTTGCCCATTACATGGCCCTGACTAGGGGCGGCTGGTCGAGGCTTCGTCAGGACCCGCAAGTCAGGTGGTTTCTGGCCCTTGCGGCATCGGTATCGCTGTTGATCACCTGGCAGTTGATGAGTGCCATCTCCTATCCGCTTGATGATGCCCTGCGGCTGGCCGTGTTCAACACTGTCTCCATCATGACCGGCACCGGCTACGGCAGCGCGGATTTCGGATCCTGGGGAGGAAGCGCCACGGTGCTGCTGCTGATCTGCATGTTCATTGGCGGCTGCGCCGGTTCCACCACCTGCGGGATCAAGATGTTCCGGCTTCAGGTGCTGGCGGCAAATGCCCGTATTCAACTGTCCCGGCTGATGCGCCCGCATGCCGTGGTGGTCGCCTATTACAACAAGAAACCTGTACCCGAGCCGGTGATCGATTCGGTGATGGGATTCTTCTATCTCTATATTCTCTGTTTTGTCACTGTCGCAAGCCTGCTCGGCCTTACCGGGCTTGATCTGGAGACCGCCATTTCAGGCGCGGCAACCTCCATCAGCAATGTCGGCCCGGGTCTCGGGGAGATCATCGGTCCGGCAGGAAATTTTGATGGCCTGCCGATACCGGCAAAATGGGTGATGTGCGCCGCCATGATCGTGGGGCGGCTCGAACTCTTCACCGTGCTCGTGATGCTGGCACCGGGTTTCTGGCGCCGCTAG
- a CDS encoding Hsp33 family molecular chaperone HslO, with amino-acid sequence MTMIPSNEASGVLPFLLDAGPARAAMRGRLVRIDAVASSILERHGYPPGVAELTAEAMALGAALASTMDYDGVFTLQASGDGLIRTLFSDVTSGGAVRGYASVADDASGLDQRGYPAPVLDLMGAGYLAFTVDQGEGGRYQGIVPIEAPDLGAVSLRYFRDSEQIDTAIILAARPAHAAQAGSGGWHAAALLLQRIPETGGREGIRIADDIGDDHWHTACTLMATCSRDELTDPALLPDVLLHRLFHEMGVTVLPFRPLRDECRCSPERVDRMLATLSVEERRELADDDDMITVACEFCKIEHRQAI; translated from the coding sequence ATGACAATGATACCTTCCAACGAAGCCAGCGGTGTTCTGCCCTTTCTTCTTGATGCCGGGCCTGCCCGGGCCGCGATGCGTGGCCGCCTTGTCCGCATTGATGCGGTGGCAAGCTCCATTCTGGAACGGCATGGCTATCCTCCGGGCGTGGCCGAACTCACCGCGGAAGCGATGGCGCTGGGCGCCGCCCTTGCCAGTACCATGGACTATGATGGCGTTTTCACCCTGCAGGCCAGCGGCGATGGACTGATCCGGACTCTTTTTTCCGATGTGACCTCCGGCGGCGCGGTCCGTGGATATGCCAGCGTGGCCGATGACGCCTCCGGGCTGGATCAAAGAGGTTATCCTGCCCCTGTTCTTGATCTGATGGGCGCCGGATATCTGGCCTTTACCGTGGATCAGGGGGAAGGGGGACGATATCAGGGGATCGTTCCGATTGAAGCTCCGGATCTCGGGGCGGTATCGCTCCGATATTTCAGGGATTCCGAACAGATCGACACCGCCATCATCCTGGCGGCACGCCCGGCTCATGCCGCACAAGCAGGGTCCGGCGGCTGGCATGCGGCGGCATTGCTTCTCCAGCGCATACCAGAGACTGGCGGAAGAGAAGGCATCAGGATAGCCGATGATATCGGCGATGATCACTGGCATACGGCCTGTACGTTGATGGCAACCTGCAGCCGCGATGAGCTGACTGATCCGGCCCTGTTGCCGGATGTTCTCCTGCACCGGCTGTTTCATGAAATGGGTGTCACCGTGCTGCCGTTTCGGCCGCTCCGTGATGAATGCCGGTGCTCGCCCGAACGAGTCGACCGGATGCTCGCGACACTTTCGGTTGAAGAAAGGCGCGAGTTGGCCGATGATGATGATATGATTACCGTGGCCTGCGAGTTCTGTAAAATCGAGCATCGTCAGGCAATATAA